The sequence GCTGACAGAGGTGTCCCATAAGTCAGAATATGCGCCCAGCATCTATGACCGTGCAACCGCTTACAGAGGTGTCCCATAAGTCGGACTATGCGCCCACCATCTACGAGCGCGCAGCCACTGACAGAGGTGTCCCACAAATCAGTATATGCGCCCACCATCTACGGGCGGGCAGCCGCTGACAGGGGTGTCCCACGAGTCAGAAACCACGCCCAGTAACGGTCAAAGCCTTTGACTCGACGCCAAACCCCGTTTGGGCTCGGGCAAGggtgggccgcacagtggagggggAAAGTGAGGACTGGCTTAGTGCGCGGGCAAAACTGAGGAGGACTAAGCGAAGAGGGACACAGAAATAGAAATCCCATTTATTTAAGTTAAATTAAGCTTGCACATTATCAACTATCAACTCGCTTACCattgtcttcttttcttttataTAAGAAATATAATGCAGTCACAGACATGGGCTTCACGACGGCACGCGGTGCCTCCGCCTGGTTGTAACTATGAAAACCgattcccctaaaaaaactaagaaAACCGATTAAGAATTTCTGTTTCTTTGCCTACACCTGGAGTTTATATTTCTTTGCCTACACCGCTACACGTGAGTCGTGACGCAAAGCTTAACGGCGCGCGTGGTCACTGTGACTACTAGTTTGGTCATCTAATTTCTGAGTGAGCTTAAAAACCACCACCAGTTTATCAAAAAGTGGGAACCTATATACGTGTCCCCAGAGTTTGTTGGGGTGGTATGTGAACCCATATCGGCAAAGTTGGTCTTGGCATGCACACCTGAAAGACGACGCACTTGCTGCTCGGAAAGCACTCCAGCAATGATGGCAGTAATAAGTAGCCGGAGGAAATCTAGCGCCACGGAGGATCCCACATTCCCACTACCTGTTCAGTGGAACTCTTCCCCTATAAAATGGCCATGGAGAAGAACTTCGTGGAGCCAGCACTCATCTCAAGTCTCAACGACAACGAGCCTCCACACGCGCACTTCTAGACGTGGGTGTCATGGCGGGTCCGGCGGAGAGGAAGATGAAGGTGTGGGAGCTGGTGCTGCGGTGCCTCGTCGGCGGCttcggcgcggtggcggcggcgctggtggtCACCGACAGCCAGACCAGGACCTTCTTCTCCCTCGAGCGGAGGGCCAAGTACACCGACATGAAGGCTCTGGTGCTCCTGGTGGCCGCCAACGGCGCTGCCGTCGTGTACAGTCTACTGCAGGCGGCGCGCTGTGCCGTGGCGATGGCGAGGGGAGGCGGCGCGCTGGTCATGAGCAGAAGGGTGCTCGCCTGGTCGGTCTTCTCCGGCGACCAGCTGCTGGCGTACGCGATGCTggccgcgacggcggcggcgctgcagTCGTCGCTGCTCGGGAAGCTCGGGCAGCCGGAGCTGCAGTGGATGGGGATCTGCGGCCTCTACGGCGCCTTCTGTAGGCAGGTCGGCGCGGGCATCGCGTGCGCCGTCGTCGCCGGACTCGCCGCCGTGCTCCTCGCATCCTTCTCCGCGTTCAACCTGTTCCGCCTCTACGGCGGCAACAAGGGGAGCAATAGTACTAGAAACGGCGCAACGTGGTACTAGGATAGAAAGTCAAGTCAGTGAAGATAAAATCGATCTCAGCTACTTCAGATTTCAGATTGTAGAGTGGATCGGTGAATCTTTTTTAACTTTTCTTGGTGTGACTCAACAAGCTGGACTGAAGACATCGATCCTAAAGCATTGCGGCTCCTATGTCAGGACTTCAGATCTTGGTGTTCTGCACCAAAATACGTAGTTCCCTTTCCAATTACAATCAAAATATGGTGTTGGCGTGAAGCTGGTGTATATGTGAAAGGGCCCCCTTTTGGTAGAGCACGCACTAGTGCACTACCGCAAGGCACGCGTGCTGGTAGTCCACTGACCCTTCGGGAAAAGAAGATCATGATGTAAATCGCAGCGAAAGGTTTAATACACAACGTTGTGTATCGTTTCATTGATAGGAAAAAGAGAGTTGCAGAGTTACATTGTTGCATGTCCAAACTACATACACTAGAAAGCGTAGAATGGGATGCCATGAACAGGAAGAAGGGGATGCTCAGCCCGAAGAGAGCATGCTAGGCTACTAGCAGGATAAGGCTAAGTCCTTGATGACGCGAACCAGGTTAGTCAAGCTGGGTGTGAGGCCATCGAAGATATCAGCGTTTCGATGCTTCAAAATATTCCACGCAGTGAGATTGACGATCGACCTAAGGCCCTTACGAAGGGAGGCTGGTGAAGTATCCATAGTCGAGGAGAACCAGGCAAAAAACCTGTTGAACAAGTGGTGAGCCGGCACCAAGAGAGAACCTCAGGAGATGGTCAATCGTCTCCAGCTCTTGCGAGCAGAGGATGCAGATCAGGCCATGGGGGAGGCCATGACGGGCAAGTCGATCGGCGGTCAAGCAATGACTCTAGTTGGCAAGCCAGTGGAAGAATTTAACTCCAAGTGGTACCCGGTTCTTCCAAATAAGGCGCCAATTGGTGGTAATTGTGCTGCCCGAGAAAAGAGCCTTGTAGCAGGAGCTCGCAGACTAAACTCCACTGTCCGTCACTTCCAACTGATCAAGTCAGGGTTCGTGATTAGCGCAACGGTCTGAATGAGGAGCCAAACCTCGAAGTACTCAACAAGGGTAGCAGGAGACAAGGCTCCATGGATGTCAGAGATCCAGGTTCTGCCTTGTAGCGCCTCATGCAAGGTCCGAGatcggcgatggcggcgacgacacctTATGGCAAGGTTGTGATTTCTGACAGAAATTTTCCATGGAGCCAATGGTCCGACCAAAAGCGGTAGCTGCGGCCATGGCCAAGACTCcagatggtggtggtgggggggggggcaaaagaATTGGTGAACCTCGAGGCCGCTTGGAGGCGGAGGGTGAGACAAAGGCCGAGAAGAGTCAATCGCCTGCAACCAGAGCCAACGAACACGGAGGCGGATGCGATTGAGATGGAGATCATGCACTCCCAACCCACCAAAATCCAGTGGGCGACACACACTTTGGACCAACTAACCAAGCAAGTGCTAGCGTCCTCCGGTTGTGCCAATGGAAAGCCCGGATGACTCGGATGACCTTTTTGAGGATAGGAGGAAaaatcaagatcaacagcaggttcaatttctacctcattgtttttgctaggttcaACATCAACatatcatgaacattatcactaggttcatgttcatcacctgattgtgtttcagcatcagaaacagaaatatcattgggattctcaggtgtgtctgtaACAGGTTCACTaaaagtatgcaaagtcctatcatttttctttttcttctttttagaagaactaggtgcctctaaattatttctctgagaatcttgctcgattctcttagggtggccttcaggatacaaaggttcctgagtcattctaccaattctagtagctactctaacagcaaagtcatttttattatttaattaatcaagcaaatcattttgagctttaattacttgctcatcttgagtggcaaccatagaagcatatttgctaatgagtttaagttcacctttaactctagccatataatcactcaagcgtcctatctcgaaagcattattctttagttctctaccaacataagcattaaaactttcttgtctagccataaagtcatcaaattcatctaagcatgggctatgaaatttagtagaaggaatttcaactttatcatatctatagagagaatttacctttattacctgtgttgggttatcaagacaatgtgtttcttcaacaggtggtatattaagaccatgtatttcttcaataggaggtaaattcttaacatcttcagcttttatacctttttctttcattgatttctttgcctcttgcatatcttcaggactgagaaatagaccacctctcttcttaggagtgggtttaggaataggctcggcagttggctcaattggttcaggaattgcctcaagaattggctcaggaagagtccaattattttcattagtcaacatattattcaatagtaattcagctttgtcgactgttctttccctgaaaacacaaccagcacaactatccaagtagtccttggaagcatcggttagtccattataaaagatatcaagtatttcatttttcttaagagggtgatccgGCAAagcatttttcttaagagggtgcacttagttcaccagaccttgctgttttgcgTCGAGCATTAcatggcgacaacacttatagcttgggagctattgtgcctcgtcgcctccatctttataaatcccagggtaaaatacatggtgggatttttgccactcgtttggcggctcacttcgaggttgagatacacTCCCATGATTTCCCCTGGGCCAAGGTTTACCTAAACCAGACAGTGAtaatccacaagtgtaggggatcgcaacaactttcaagggtagagtattcaacccaaatttattgattcgacacaaggggagccaaagaatattcttaagtattagcagttgagttgtcaattcaaccacacctggataacttagtatctgcagcaaagtatttagtagcaaagtagtatgatagtaatggtaacagtggcaaaagtaaatatcgcagttttgtagtagttgtaacaatagcaaccgaaaagtaaataagcgaagcacaatatgtgaaaagctcgtaggcattggatcagtgatggataattatgtcgggtgagattcctcatgtaatagttataacacagggtgacacagaactagctccaattcatcaatgtaatgtaggcatgtattccgaatatagtcatacgtgcttatggaaaagaacttgcatgacatcttttgtcctaccctcccgtggcagcagggtcctagtggaaactaagggatattaaggcctacttttaatagagaaccggaacaaagcattagcacatagtgaatacatgaactcctcaaactatggtcatcaccgagaagtatcccgattattgtcacttcggggttgtcgaatcataacacataataggtgactatagacttgcaagataggatcaagaacacacatatattcatgaaaacataataggttcagatatgaaatcatggcactcgggccctagtgacaagccttaagcatagcaaagtcatagcaacatcaatctcagaacatagtggatactagggatcaaaccctaacaaaactaacttgattacatggtaaatctcatccaacccatgaccgtccagcaagccta comes from Triticum aestivum cultivar Chinese Spring chromosome 5B, IWGSC CS RefSeq v2.1, whole genome shotgun sequence and encodes:
- the LOC123115863 gene encoding CASP-like protein 2B1 — its product is MAGPAERKMKVWELVLRCLVGGFGAVAAALVVTDSQTRTFFSLERRAKYTDMKALVLLVAANGAAVVYSLLQAARCAVAMARGGGALVMSRRVLAWSVFSGDQLLAYAMLAATAAALQSSLLGKLGQPELQWMGICGLYGAFCRQVGAGIACAVVAGLAAVLLASFSAFNLFRLYGGNKGSNSTRNGATWY